Proteins from a genomic interval of Medicago truncatula cultivar Jemalong A17 chromosome 3, MtrunA17r5.0-ANR, whole genome shotgun sequence:
- the LOC112419803 gene encoding cysteine-rich receptor-like protein kinase 10 isoform X3 translates to MSRKHKKSCRHIWHSFWYSGYMAPEYAMEGLYSVKSDVFSFGVLLLEIICGRRNGGFYLAEHGQSLLVYSWNLWCEDKSLELLDPILKNTYTTNEVIKCIHIGLLCVQEDAVDRPTMSNVVVMLASDTMTLPNPNHPAFSVGRKVVEGESTSKASNDPSVNEVTVTNILPR, encoded by the exons ATGTCAAGAAAACACAAGAAGAGTTGTCGGCACATA TGGCATTCATTTTGGTACAGTGGATACATGGCACCAGAGTACGCTATGGAAGGGTTATATTCTGTGAAATCTGATGTTTTCAGCTTTGGAGTTCTTTTATTAGAAATAATTTGCGGAAGAAGGAATGGTGGATTCTATCTCGCGGAGCATGGTCAAAGTCTTCTTGTATAT AGTTGGAATCTTTGGTGTGAAGATAAAAGTTTGGAACTGTTAGATCCAATACTGAAAAATACATACACAACAAATGAAGTTATTAAATGCATACACATTGGTTTGTTATGTGTACAAGAAGATGCAGTGGATAGACCAACCATGTCCAATGTTGTTGTAATGCTAGCAAGTGACACAATGACACTTCCCAATCCTAATCATCCAGCATTTTCAGTTGGAAGAAAAGTAGTGGAAGGTGAATCAACATCAAAAGCTTCCAATGATCCTTCTGTCAATGAAGTAACAGTAACAAATATTTTACCTAGGTAG